Genomic segment of Tiliqua scincoides isolate rTilSci1 chromosome 1, rTilSci1.hap2, whole genome shotgun sequence:
CCAAACCAACCTACTCAAAGTTAATTTTAACTTTGGTAGATTCAAATGTGGTATACAGTCCATTATAACTACTATGCTTGCtccttcaccccaccccccaccccaaatgatGCTCAACTTTTGGGCTAAGGAAACAATAGTTTTTCCTGCTGTGATTTCTCATTCAACGTCGTCTTCGGTCAAGCACTGTGCAGTTACAAttctctgaaaaagaaaatattggaacAACTTTAGAACAGTGTTATGAATGGCATAACTCCTTGCTGGATGAATTATTAAGATCAGTTGCCACTTGCAAAATTAAATTTAGATTCCCAACACCACTGCAATAAAAAGTTTGAAAGCAGCAAGTAGGCACTAAGAATGAGGACTATCTAGCAAACCAATATGAAATATTTGGTCAAGCCAACACTGGGAAAGCACTACTTACCTTAAATCCTCTAACCACTCTTagaaatattgttgttgttggcttgAAACTATCTGAACATGGCAGAGTACAAGattaatggaatttaaaaaaaaaaaataccaggaaGGCTTAGTTATATTAAGCCAGACATGAAATCCAGAGCAGACTGTTTTCTGCACCAGCACAGAATTTTCCAAATTCTGACAACTGCCACAGAACCTTGAGGATCccacatttttttattttgtcttctTTTAAAAAGTACCTTAAGTTCTTACTGTTAAAGAGATGTTTGAAAGTTTCAGGCAGTGGCTCCAAATAAAAAACTCCTTTGATCAAATAAAGGATTGCACTCTTCCATTCTGCTCTGAACCAGTTTCAAAAGTTCTCTGATTTCAGGGTTTCAGCAGTGACTTATCAACAAGCATTTTCAAAAGCATGGTTATGCACCCTGTTGCCTGCATAAATCTTACCATGTGCTCAAGAGCAGCTAAATGCCATCAGCACATTGACAACACCTCATGCCAAGTTTCCAATCAATTTCTTCCAGCAGCTTCACGCAGATGTTTCAGATTAAGGGGAAACAAGATGGAACCTATCACACCCCCTAGGATTGATTCCCTAGGATGGAGCAGTCACTTCCGAGCACAACATCCCAGCCCCTGTCTGACAATCaagagtggaaccactgcaaagcagtgctTCCAATACCCAGAAAGGTACCATGGCTGATGGTATCAAGAGCAGTCTGAAAGGCATAGAAACATCAAGAGGATCATATTGCCACTATCTTTTGGCATAAGGGAAATCAAGGTAACTTCCATCTGAAAACTGGATCAAAACATGTATTACCACTTTGTCCAAGAATACTGAGTCATTCAGTTATTATGTAAAGTTTGGGCTATGCAAGAAGAGCCACCCCTGCCCATCACTCACCATTCTGTGAAGGTCACCACTCACTTTGCTCTGAAAACTAGAATTGTTCCCAGCATGCTCTTTTTTAAGGAGCCCCtgcatggaggaaggagcaagatcaCTGCATTTTGATTCTCTAAGCACAGTGATCAGGCCCCTTGCCTTCCTGGAGGAGGATGGAGCAAAGTGAGACATAGTACCGGAACACTATTGCAAAGCATTTGTAATGTCATATAAGAAGTTTTAACTATTTCTCCACAAACGAAACACCACAGTAATTCAATGCTTAAATTCTCACAGCAGTGTCTACAGTTGAGCTCTTTGTGTGCAGCCTCTTAATTTGGAAACTCACAGAAGTTGGACAGACTAGTATATTACAAACACTGTCAATTTCTAGTTCACTTCAGAAATACTAAAAATATTAACAGATACCAATGTGTAATGAATACCTTGTCGTCACTGTCCTCCCCCTTTTTCTTCTGGAGCTCCCAGAAGTTGCTGTCCAGGTTCAGCAACGTAAAAAGCTGCTGGGACATCCTTTATAAGCAGCCTTTGCCTAAAACTCCAATATCTAGCTCATGTGCATTTGTAGACTGCGGAACTTCTTCCACATCTGGAGaactgagattggcatgtgcttACTTAGTGGGCAGTCAAACCTGTTCATCTACATCaaagggtgggatggagtgacctAGGTGGATTCCAGTCCTTTAATCAGGTAACTTGATTTGCACAACTTGCCAAAGTTGCCATTAACTTGCTAGTTAATGACTCCCTTCCTATAAGGTACCATTTCACACCAAGAATGCAGTATTCCCTCTCATGGCTCAGGCCTTCTAAAAAAATAAACTGAACTCTGTACATCTAGTTCATAGCTATACCCACTGCTTAGACACTAACATTCCACTGCTCCAAGCAGTTTGACCTCCACAAATGTTACCACCGATGAACTTATTTGGCACCAAGGACTGCAAGAAGAAATGCAACTGGCACAAAAGCTGCGCATTCTGGACTTTCTGGAAAATGCCAGCAGTGTAGCAAAAGCACTACTTGTCAAATTCCAATCAGAGAACCTTCCTCATTTCAACATCAAAAGCAACTACTGACATGGCAAATTATCTCCTCCCTTGGCATAGaacatacattaaaataaatcatGTGCACAGGTTGGCAATCTAACTTGAGAGCAGCTCTGCTAAACTTAGTAAgaattctggggaaaaaatgtataggattatgaTGTAAATAACCTTGACAAAGCCTAAATCTACTTCAGTGTAAAATAAAGCGTTTTGTACCTGACTAATTGTTGGAAGTTTAGTGAGCAGCATCTGAAAAACTGGTGGTGGAAGAGTCTGCTGAAGAACTTGTAGTAATTGCTGTGGTTGCCCACACACAGCAATGGCATTTGTCAAATGATCAACACCTTTTTCATATTCACctgttcaaaaataaaatacatcaaaTTGCATGTTGCAAACTTGTGCAGCATAGATTTGGAAGCACAAATGATATCCAACTTTCATCTCCAATAACAACACATTTCAACAAACGAGGTCAATGTCCCCAAGTCATTTCCTTCCTCATAAACTGGTCACAGAAAGAAGCCACTCAAAGAAGAGGTTGTTAGCTTGGAAACTGCAAGTTTCACTTGTTGTCCTGCTTCCGATAGTGAAACTTGCTTTTACAATTTCAACTTTCTTTGAAAACCATACACCAATACAAAGGGAGGTTTGAAAGATACCTCCGCAGTTAGCAATTCTGTGGATAAAACTGCTTACATCCAACACGACAGATTCCACATTGTAAAGATTGGAGGATGAACCCCTTGAACTTGCTTATTCAACTATTCTGGAGTCTTTTAATCTTGAACAGCATGAGGATGTAGACAGGATTCTTGGGAAGGTACAGTTGGCTACATGCACAGCTGATCCTTGCCCATCTTGTCTAATAAATTCCTAGGAGATTGGTGGTGGGGTACAGGACTAGACAAGCAGGATGATTAATTTGATGTGGAAAAGGTGTGGTTAATCATGTCTTGAAAAGTCAGTGGTCTACCCTCTTCGGACCCCACTGCACCAGACTTTATCAGTCAGTCTCTAATTTTCTGTTTTGGGacaatatattcatatatatatatggatgtCCCAACTGCAATGGTATATGGATGAGATTAACTTCTTAGACCCTTTACAATCTGATATTTGGATGGTATCCAAAACAAAGAGCCTTGGACAATGTAGTAGACAACATATATATAAAACTAGGCAGAGACAGTGCATCTTTATTGGGTCTGCTGACCCTTTAAGCAGCTTTCAATACCATTGATAATGGTGTCCTTCCTGCACCATTTTACCGGGTTGAGTCTTGAGAGCGAGGTATAATGGCTGCTCCATTATTTCTTGGAAGGCCAAATCCAACAGGTGATACCAGGAGTCCCATGCTTAACATGGACCTACTGGGTTCAATACTACATGACCtatagcagcgtttctcaaactgtgggtcagtacccactagattgatcacaagccaatttcaggtgggtccccattcatttcaatattttatttttaatatattagacatgatgctaccatggtatgcgactgcatttggggaaatgttacagacctacacCTTTAacagctactctgtatatgcttttaacattgatagtcaatgggacttcctactgggtaagtttgggtaggattgcaacctaggattgttaaaaattgtcctgctaatgatgtcacttctggtcatgacatcatttccagtgatcCTGacaagattttcattctaaaaagtgggtcccggtgctaaatgtgagagaactACTGACCTATATagttaacatctacatgaaaccactgagaGAGATTTTCTGGGTGCCACaagtatgcagatgacacccagctctacaTCTCCCTTCCATATGATGCTGGAGAGGCTATGGAAATCCTGAATAATTATTAGGGGTCAGTAATGAGGATCAACAAGCTAAAATTAAAACCAGTTAAGACAGAAGTGTTATTTGCCAAAAGACCAGAGATCCAGATAATGGATTGTCAGATTTTTGTGAAAGAGGCTACACTCCCCTTGAAGGACTAAGTTTGCAGTTTGGGGATGTTCCTGCATGACCAGGTTATGGTTGTATCTTGGGACATATTTTCCATCTAAAGGTGTGTTCAAATTCCATCCTTTCCTTCTCAAATCAGTCTTGGTTATGATTAATTTTGATATAACCAATGTGTGCGTAGACTACTTCAATTTGCTCTACGTGGAACTGGCCTTGAAGAATACAAACAGGTGCAGAATGTTGTCACATGATTCTTGGCTGGTGCCAGGCAGTACGTTTTTGTCACTccattattattgctattatgcAGGTTGCCAATCcatttccaggtgcaattcaaagtgctggttgttATCTTTAAAGCCCTGAATAGTTTAGGATGAGGTCACCTAGAGGACCATCTCTGTCCATATGAAACAACCAGTCCTCTTGACATCTTCCAGAAGGGCCTTCCTCTGTTCCATCAGCAGTGAAAGCTAGTGATAACAAGCTGGTGATAAGAAGAGAGAAGGGTCTTCTCTATAGTGGTACCTTGTTTGTAGCATGCAAGAATTCATAACAGTGGAAATCAGAATGGCTCCCCCTTTGCTATCTCtccacagcagttgaaaaccaaaCCCTTTTAAGGTCGTACTTGTGgttagggtttgttttttttggtttaATTCTGTTAAGGTTGGTGCACTTGTGTATTTATATGTTTCGTTATATACCAATTATTTCTTCATAAGATTAGGGGATAGgtctatttttcttttaatgttgCCTTCTATACGTTTAAGTTGGCTGTAAGCCACTTCAGGCACCTATGATtggaggaagaaagaagggaTAAGCATTCTTTAAATTAAGGACATATATATTCAATTTGATTATTGCGGAAGCTTCTAAGGatataatttaaataattaatGATCTTAGTACTGAAATGCCCTTTATTTCTCCCTCAAATTTAGAGAAATATGCTACAACCTTGTGCAAGTAATTCTTCACCAAGCTGTATTTCTTCAAGGAAGAACTTCTGAACTGCTTCAGCATCTTTTAGATCAGGCAACTGTAACAAAACATGTATCCAATTAGAAATCACAGTACATACTTTTGGATGTGAAACTGAAAAATATTTACTTCCCTTATGGCTTATAAAACTGAGCTGACCAAGAAGACAGAATACACGAGGGAGGGGGAATCACATTTTGGTTTTTCAATAGTGAAATTGTTACAATATGGCAAGAAGTTAATGCCCCCAGACCACAACCTATCTCATCATTTATGAAAGAACACATATGAACATTTACAATTGCTAAATAAATGTATTGCACAGCTTTATTTCTGAGGCATATTTGGGAAGATATCCAAAATACTTACTAGAAAAGGTTGTTAGCATGATAAATTCAAGCCGAAGCCCATTTTGAAGAGAATTCTGTATCGCAGATAAAATACAGCACAGTAAAAATTGAACTAAATGTTAAATGGTATTGATACCTTTGAAAGTCCTGCTCTCTCTTTGGCAAGCTTCTGTTTCTTCCTTCCTAAGgattaaaacatacacacactgaATATATATGTTCTATAATAATTTCTAGACTTGTATTTGATAAATGTATCAATTTTCAAATTACAGTGCTTAATGTACCCACAACTGATTTTGGACCAGAAAAACACTTGATTATGCTATGAAATGTATAATCAAAGTTAAAAATCACACAGGCAAATGCCTCATTTACAGATCCGTTTTACATCTGGATAAGTAAGAACCAACAGAGACTGGTCTCTGCATACAGATAAATTATTCACAAGAACTTATGAAAAATTTAGGGAGCTGATTTCCTCAATAGTTACACTGCTTGGATAAGTTTCTGAAAATTGTTGGAGTGGAAACGGTTACCAGCTCACATCTGAGAACTAGTTTATAGATTTTTTAACAAGTTTATACAGGTATATAAATAAAGATTATATCAAAGTACATGAGTGTTTGTTGTAGAGGTGAAATAATACAGAACCATGAGAGAACGTTCTGCATTTTGGATAGCTCTACATGTTTCTCTTGCATTCATCCTTATCCTGGAAGTTATAACAGCAATACTACCAGAAGGGTTTGAGAATGCATCAGGTGAAACAGTGATTAGTTAAGGAGAACTTGGAAATTTAGGGCACAAAcaaaaacgatccatgagctgctggagatctttggcagagtgggtagtgacagctgcatcgtcggcaaagaggaagtcacgcagacatttcagctggactttgctctcagtctgggcCTGCTATGGGGGCACTATTATAGCCACTGAGGTTTGAGCGCTTGGTGAGGCTTTTTTTCTTTAGGTGGGCCCTGATGctgaagtttgggaagcaccgtTCACACATATGCGCAAACCACTCCTCACATGTATGTGCAGGCATGTTCTCTGGATACACATGCAATGTGGGTATGCAAGAAACAGGTCTCTGCCGCTGCAGGAATTGTGCAGCAACTATACAACTCCTGCAATGGCAGAGACCTGTTTGTTGCATGCACACAATATATGTGCACGTGTATCCAGAGAACAAGCCTGCACACGTGTGCGGGGAGCAGAGTCGAAGACGTGACAGGCAGGACGCCTCTTGCACGGGGGAGCGCTTGAGGACAGCCCTGGGGGGAAGTGCTCGTCTCTCCCTCACACGGAGCGGGGCCTTTGGGGCTGCCCCACAACCGTAGGTGCTTCTGCGTAAGAAGGCAGTACCCTCTCGGACTGGAGCCTGCTGCGTCGCCAGAGAACCCTCTGCggctggggggcggggcggggggcacGTGCCAGAAACTCAGCGACCGTTAACGGTCGTCCAGAAGGGAGGGGCGCCTCGCGCGCGAGAAGCGGCCACGAGACTCACGTTCCCGCAGGCGATTCTTGAAATTGGGGTCGCTCCGCCGCTTGCGGTCGAAGTAGATACAGTAGCCGATGAAGAGGGCCCCGCAGAGGCCCGCGGCGATGGCGCTGGTCTTGCCTACCATGGTCTCGCCCTGTGCCTCACAGGCACCTTGGAGCCGAAGCGGAAGACCCGGCCCACCGCTCCACACGCACGCTTCAGCATGCGCCTAGACGCGTCATCGAGCGGCGACAACAAACCGACGCGGTTGAACGCGGCGAGCGCCGGAAGGGAAGCGGGCACGCGCAGCCCGCCTCCTGCTTCCACTGCGCATGCGCGCGGTCCGATTCTTCACCTGTCGCCGCCTTGTCTGCATTGAGCATGCGTGTTGTGCGCACGCGGCCCTCTGCTTCCTGTGCAGGAAATGGAACGTCCGTTCAGCCGGTCTGTGCAGCGCATCTGCTGATGAGCTGCGCGACGTAAGCGCCCCCCCCATTGCAttcctagggctgcaatcccgtgctcactttcctgggagtaagccccattgagcacaatgggacttacttctgagtagacgtgcataggattgtgctgtcgcTGAATTTCCTGGGATACTGCAGTGCTTCGTGCGACAACGACCAGTCTTGGAAAGGAGGAAGGGCAACTGCATGGTATAGTCCTGTCTGTACTGTGGTGGCATTGCAGCCCCACCAGAGACAAAGGGTGAcctagtggtttgggaggtggattcagacgggaagatccaggttcgaatcccccctcagccttgaagctcctgggcgaccttgggccagtcactcagcctcacctacctcacagggttgttgtgaggacacaggaggggagcagctgtgtgcagcagcctgagctctttggaggaagggcggtgtgaaaataaataaatacacacttGAAATACAACTATATACCTTCAAAAGGTGGGTAGCTAATCTCCCTGAGGCCGGCAGTGCCACAGCTGCGGTTGGAGAGAAGACGAACGCTTGCAGCACAACTGACCTGAGAATGAATTTTGCATTCACTTCTAAGGTctctctaaaacagtgattttcaaccactgtgctgcggcacactggtgtgctacagaCACTTGGGAGAGgttcatttattattagggccactgggggggtGTTAGCCCCtttaccagcagcatggtgtgccctgacagttttagcagcttgtcagtgtgcgctgagctgaaaaagtttgaaaatctctgctctaaaaGCACTTCCAGAACAAATAAATTAAAAGACTGCTCGCATGGCTAACATTTTCAAAAGAGCAGTGTAGGAACAAGGAAGGTGCTGCAATTTGGCACTAGCTTCCTATGGCCCTCTATTCAGCATAACTCTTCCTTCTCTATAGCTTACTGTAACTTCCCAAGCTTATTAAGGCTGCTCACTTAGCAACACCAGCTATGAAGCAAAAGTACACAGAGAAATGTTCAGTTGCTTCATAGTATTTCCACAGCTGAGTGTACTCTGGAAGTACAAAAGGAGCAAAGAATGAGTTGGAGATTAGTGTGAGCACAAACCGTGCTTGGGATGCATTGCCTCAGATACAGCCAAACATATAGGGGTTGTTGAGCCTGCAATATCCCGTAAAAGTTTGGCAGATAGAgggattttcttttccctctcacataccagaaccagggagcttccactaaaattgagtgtcaggggagttagaacagacaaaacatttctttaccaagTGTATATTCTGttgaactccttggcacaggatatTGTGACAACACGTGGCCTATCTAGGCGCCTATGTAGGCAACATGTGGCatctgcctttaaaagaggattggacagctttctggaagaagagtccatcacaggttacaagccatgatgggtatataaaatgcaaactcttggttctagaagtaggctaccctagactaccagatgcaagggagtagtaataggatgcaggtctcttgtcttatgctcgctgagggcccaatcctatccaactttccacagcCAATGcagc
This window contains:
- the TOMM20 gene encoding mitochondrial import receptor subunit TOM20 homolog, with product MVGKTSAIAAGLCGALFIGYCIYFDRKRRSDPNFKNRLRERRKKQKLAKERAGLSKLPDLKDAEAVQKFFLEEIQLGEELLAQGEYEKGVDHLTNAIAVCGQPQQLLQVLQQTLPPPVFQMLLTKLPTISQRIVTAQCLTEDDVE